The stretch of DNA GTGAGTGTCTGATATGATGCCTATTTTTTCTTTCATGATCTCTATCCTGCTCCAATCCTTTATCATTATCGCCTTTTACCTTTTGCAGCTCACGCTATGACCGGCAATACTCTTCACAATACATAAATATTTAACAGCTACTTCTTTTCACACCATTTCAGAAATTTTCTTAATTGGATCAAGCCGATATTCGCAACCTCGCCGGGAACTTACCTGATTCGGTTAAAACAATTCTATTTTTCCATATTCTCCGTCAAATCCCGGTTTCCGCACAACTTCACCTGCACGAAGCTGCCGGATGCCTTCCGCCAGAACTTCTCCACCGGCTTTTCGGATATCTTCCGGCGGAATCTCTCTCAATATGGTAAATTCCGCACCCAGTTTTTCAAGCAACGCCTCGTACTGTCCCTGAACTTTTTTGCTTGCCGTGGAAAATCCCACACATGCGGAGATCACCTCCGGCAGCGGCATCAGGCTTTCATATGGGCGGCCGCTTTCCGGCATGGCCGCTGAACTCTCGTCACGATCAGATAACTGCAGGATCCTGTGATCCACACCCATGGTCAGCTTCTTTCCGCAGACCGGGCAGATACCGTTATACATCTCTGATTCTTTCGGACTCAGGCACACGCCGCACTTCCGGTGCCCGTCGAAATGATATTTTCCCTCTTCCGGAAAAAATTCAATCGTCCCTTCAAGACCTTTTCCGTTCTGCACTGCATCCCACAATCCCTGATAGGAAAGCTCTATATCCAGAAGATCCGCCTCCCTTCCAAGCTTGGACGGTGAATGTGCATCCGAATGAGACACCAGCTGATAGCCATCCAGTGCCGATATCTGCCAGTTCATTGACGGATCTGAAGAAAGTCCTGTCTCCAGTGCATGGATGTAAGGTGTCAGTTCTTCAAAACAATCTTCTATGGTGTCAAATCCGGACTTTGCCCCAAACAGGGAAAAATGTGGGGTCCAGATATGCGCGGGGATATAGATACCCTCCTCACTGACCTCCAGCATCATTTCCAGAAGATCATGACAGGGCAGCCCCAAAATAGGACGTCCGTCTGAATGGATATTTCCAATCTTTTCCAGCCTTGCGGCAAAAGCATCTGCCTTATCGAATCCCGGAAGCAGGATCAGGCTGTGCACCTTCCTGGTTTTTCCGCCTTTTTTATAGATGGAACTGATCTCACCGGACAATACAAACCTGGGTGCTTTTCCAGGATAGCGTGCCGCCTCCGGCAAAACATATTCATCTTTCAGCCGGAACAGTCCCTGTTCCGCAGGGATCAGCTTCGTCTTCAACTCCTGCCGCCAGATGGGATGTGTCATATCTCCGGTTCCAAGGAGTGTGATACCTTTTTTCCGCGCCCAGAGATCCAGCATCTCAGGCGTGCCATCTTTGCTGGTTGCCATGGAATATCTGGAATGTATGTGCAAGTCTGCGATCTGTTTCAAAATTTTTCCTCCTGTATCATCTTTTCCTCTGTCCACATGTACATCCTGTCTACTTTTTTTAACAAAAACGCAGACAAAGAAATTACCGTCTTCTTTGTCTGCCTGAATGACCGGATCGTATATACCCCACCAGAAATCCATCTGTAACACTATCAGATATCTTTATAATACGCCGGTGAGATCACGTCATACTCCCTGCAGGAGCATCCGTTCTCATAGCTGTCACAGCAGTCACAGTTGGAACAATACATATGCGCGTCATTAATATAAAATAAACCGCCGTACTGCATGGAAGTGCGCTGATTCTTAGATTTCTTTTTGCTGTTGTCGTAGTAGGCTCCGTTGGGGATCATCATATTCTCCGGGGAGAATCTGCTGAAATCAAAGAAATGGGATTCCGTACCATGATGTGGTACCTTGATACACCAGTAATGCTCATGAAGCGGAATCCTGCCATCATAGTTTTCTGCGATCATCCTCATGTACTGTGGCTGTACATCTCCGGTAAACAGAAGGTTCAGCTCTCCGTCTCCGGTATTCTGAAATGCCAGACTGATCTTGTGGCGGAACTGACGCAGAAAATGCCCCTGTTTTTCCGCACTTTCCAGAAGTGCCTGAAATTCTTCGGTTGCCTGTAATTCACGGAATTTCTTTTCCAGCTTTTCCGGTTTGAGGCGACGTGCTCTCTCTTTTTCGGCCTCTTCCGGAGTCTCTGCTGTATCCTCAGCTACTGCGCCTGTATCTTCCATTATAAGCTCCAGCTTCTCCTGCGTATATCCTTCGTTTTCCCCACCAGGCTCTGTCTGTCCTGTCAAAGAGCGCTCGGATTCCTCTGTATCCTCTTCCACCAAAGATGCCTCAGACAGTGGAGCAGATTTCGGCTCTGCTTCCGGTGTCTCCTCTGTCATGGACAGAAACAGCTGACGTACCTCCTCCGCAATGTTCACAAGCTCGGTCATTGCGTTTTCATGATTCTCGATCAGGGAATTAAATACGTCCTCCGTTTCCCGGCTGACTTCCCTGAGATCCGGCCAGAGCGCTGTATATTTCCCCTCAAACTCTGAGCCTCTGGATAAAAGGTCGATCTTTACCCTTCTGGCGCAAAGAGCTTCTGCAAGGGCAAAAAGGCTGACACGTCTTCCGGGAAGGCTGGCCTTTTTTGTCACATCCGCAAGGAGCAGAAGCGCCAGTGTATATTTCATTTCCGGACCGGAAAATACATCCGGAAGATAGATCTTTTCAAATTCGTAGGCATCTCTTCGGTAACGCATCATATAAAGCAATCCGGAAACATGGTCCGGATGAAAATGTGTCAGAAGCAGATTTTTTTTGCGGATAGTGGTAAGGTCTGAGATGATTACATCAAAGACCTCTCTCCGTGGACGCCCTTCGATCTTGCTGTTGGCTGCCCCGAAATCCACAAGCAGGCTGCTTTTTCTGTCACGGATACAGAAACAGTCTCCGAATCCCACATTGTACATTCGTATTCTCATTTATTTTTCCTCTGGTTTCTTATTCAGCTGACCTTTGTTTCTGCAGCTGACTCTTCTTTTTTCTTCTGTTACTGTCTTCATTTCTCAGAACCAGATCTGCATATCATACCAGATTGCTCCGCCATGACAGGAATCTGCCACACCCAGCTTCTTCAGTCCGTGGCTCTCATAGAATGGGATCATATGCTCCTTGCAGGTAAGGATCAGAGCTTTTTTTCCGCGCTCTTTCGCAAGCTCCTTGAAATATTCCACAAGCTCTCCGGCAATTCCCTGATGACGGTATTCCGGGATCACATTCAGTCCGAATACCGTCTGGATCTCCCCGTCCTTTCTGTGAAGCGTGATATCATGATAAAATTCATCCGGGAGTACTGGTTTATCTGTGGTTCCTCCGTTGATAAAGCCTACGATCTGCTCATCCTTTACTGCTACAACGAAATTCTCCGGGAATGCTCCCATACGCTTCACAACTTCCTCATGACTTGCTGCCTCCGCAGGTGGAAAACAGATTGCCTCGATCTCTGCCAGACGATCCGCCTCACCGGGATCTGCCAGTCTGATCTGTAAATTTTCTGCCATTTTTCGTGGTCTCCTCTATATTTATTCCGTTTTCATCCGGTTTCGATTCTTTTTTAATTATATCGGGTGAGGGAAAATGCGTCAACGTATAACCTGCAAAAAAGCCCTCAGTATTCGCACTACTGAGAGCTTCGTTCTTTTGTTTTTATCTGTCATTATCACAGCACCGACCGGATCAGCTGCTCCGTATACTCTGTCTTCGGATGCTCAATGATCTCTTCCGGTGTCCCTTCCTCTTCCACATGTCCGTCATGCATCACGATCACCCGGTCGCAGAACAGCTGGACAAGGGCCAGGTCATGGCAGATAAAAAGAAAGGACAGCTGGTTTTCTTTTTTTAACTTCTGAAGCAGCTCCATGATCTGTTTCTGCACAGTCACATCCAGGGCGCTGGTTGCTTCATCACAGATCAGCACTCTGGGTTCCACAGCCAGGGCTCTGGCAATAGCCGCTCTCTGGCACTCCCCTCCGCTGACCTGATGGGGATACCGGTCTGCATATTCCGGAGTCAGTCCGCAGGTAAGCAGAAGCTTTTCCACACGGTTCCTGGTTTCCTTCTTACTTATCCCCATATTCCGGAGACTTTCCCCGATTCCGTCCCCAAGAGTGCATCTGGGGTCAAAGGATTCTGCCGGTGTCTGAAAAATCATCTGCATTTCCCGGTAGATTTCCCGGAGATTTTTTCCCTTTGCATGTGTGATATCCCTTTCCATGAGAAAAATTTCTCCGGCGGTGGGTTCTGTCAGATGTGTGATCATCTTCGCCACAGTGCTTTTTCCTGAGCCGGATTCCCCTACGATTCCTAATACTTCCCCCGTTTTCAGAGAAAAGCTTACGTCTTCTACAGCCGTGAAGGATTTTTTACCGGTGGTGAAGCTTTTTTTCAAATGATGCACTTCCAGAATGTTTTTATTTTCTGTCATCATCTGCCTCCATTTCCGGTACCTGTACGTTTCAAACGAGGTACCGAACTCATAAGCTCTTTTGTATAGGGATCCTCCGGATCTGTCAGAACCTGAGCTGTTTTTCCGTATTCCCTCACCTTTCCGTTTTTCAGTACCAGAACCTTATCTGCCATTTTTTCCACCACACCGATGTTGTGTGTGACAACGATCATGGCTGTTCCGTATTCCTTACGCATCAGCAGCATTTCCTCAACCACCTGTTTCTGTATGGTTACATCCAGAGCACTGGTAGGCTCATCTGCCAGAAGAAGCGACGGATTCTGCAGCATGGAAATACAGATTCCCACACGCTGATTCATACCGCCGGACAATTCAAATGGGTAGCTTTGCAAAACACGTTCCCCATCCTTGAGGCCGATCTTAGCCATCATCCGGACGGTGCGCTCTGCACACTCTTTACGGCTGATCCTTTCATGCTCCCGCATACTCTCATAGATCTGAGCGCCTACGGTGCGGATGGGACAAAGGGCTGCTCCTGAATCCTGAAAAACCATGGCGATCTCAGGGCCCAGAAGTCTGCGTAATTCTTTTTCCGGCATATCCACTATATTTTTTCCCTTGTACCAGATATCTCCTTCTGTCACCATGCCTTCATTTCCCAGAAGTCCCATGATTGCCTTGATGATGGTACTTTTTCCGCTTCCGGATTCGCCTACCACCCCCAGGATCTCCCCTTTATTCAGTTTCAGATCCACATCATGTACAACCGGTTCTCCGTTGTAGCAGATCGTCACATGCTCAAGCTTCAACAATGATTCCATCTTATTTCACTTCCAGATCTGCCGTGATCTCGTAATAATCACATGGGTGAGCAGTCAGCCCTGATACATTTGACTTTGACACAAGTCCCATATTCAGATGAGAAACAAAGAAATACGCATCATCATCCAGAATGGTCTGCTGTGCTTCCACAGCAAGCTTGCCTCTCTCATCTGTATCAAAAGTCTCATGCAGCTTCGCTACGATATCATCAAGATCCGAATTGCTGTATTTGCCATAATTTTTGGCAGCATCAGATACAACTGTACTTGTGAAGAAATATTCCGGATCACCGGTAGGTGCAGTTGTAAGCGAGCTTACATATACATCAAATTCTCCATTCTTTGCATACGTCGCATGGTCTGCTGTATTGTTGACATCGACCTCAATTCCGATGTCCTTTAAAGTGGACTGTGCATATTCTGCAAGCTTAGGCTGTTCCAGACGGGTCGGATAGGTCAGCCATGTGATGGACAGCTTCTTTCCGTCCTTATCTGCATAGCCATCTCCATCCGTATCTGTCCATCCGGATTCTTCCAGAAGCTTTTTCGCCTCTTCCGGATCATAGGACGGTGCCTTTACTGCATCGTTTCCATAGGAAAAGCTGCTTGGGAAGGCTCCCACTGCCGGAACACCTCGTCCTTCCATGATCACACTGCAGAAGCCGTCCTTATCGATTCCCATCTCAATGGCTTTTCTCACATTCTGATCCTGCATCAGTTCAGACTTCATATTAAACTGTCCGAAGAAACAGCGGCTTGTTGCTACAGAGCTGATCTGATAGTCCGGATTTCCGTCAAAAAGTGCATAGTTATCATACTGAAGTCCATAGGTTCCCTGTATATCGCCTGTCTGCAATGCTGCTGTCAGGGCACTTCCATCTGAGAAGGATTTTACGATAACGTTGTCTACCTTTACATCTCCGCCCCAGTAATCCTCGTTTTTTACCAGCTTGATCTCTGTTGGGGATACCTCTGTTGCAACATAGGGGCCTGTTCCTGCCACATTTGCAGAACCGCCCTCTCCCTGTACGCCATAATCCATATCAATGATGGCACCATACGGATCACCGAGATAATTGATCAGTGCCGGACATGGTTCGGAAGTATGGATCGTTACTGTCATTCCATCTGCTTCGATCTTATCGATCTTCATATCGTAAGGTGCACGGTCATGGTTTGCGATCAGATCCTCCAGGCACTCCTTTACCGCTTCTCCGTCCATGGTTCTTCCGCTGGAAAATTTCACACCGTCACGAAGAGTGATCTTTACTGTATTGTCGTCTGTAAATTCATAGTCTGTAGCAAGCCATGGCTCTATCTCCATATTGTCATTGTACTTAAACAATGTTTCTCCTACGCCATAACGCAGACAGCTCCATCCGGAATAATTGTCGTGAGGGTTTAATCCTGCATCTCCCATTTCTTCACTGTATCCGGTAGTTCCGTAAACAAAGGTAGTTCCTTCACTCTTTTCTTTGCTTTTTGCTGCTGCCGGAACTCCTGTCATGCT from Blautia sp. SC05B48 encodes:
- a CDS encoding ABC transporter substrate-binding protein; translated protein: MKKKILAAVLAAAMVMSMTGVPAAAKSKEKSEGTTFVYGTTGYSEEMGDAGLNPHDNYSGWSCLRYGVGETLFKYNDNMEIEPWLATDYEFTDDNTVKITLRDGVKFSSGRTMDGEAVKECLEDLIANHDRAPYDMKIDKIEADGMTVTIHTSEPCPALINYLGDPYGAIIDMDYGVQGEGGSANVAGTGPYVATEVSPTEIKLVKNEDYWGGDVKVDNVIVKSFSDGSALTAALQTGDIQGTYGLQYDNYALFDGNPDYQISSVATSRCFFGQFNMKSELMQDQNVRKAIEMGIDKDGFCSVIMEGRGVPAVGAFPSSFSYGNDAVKAPSYDPEEAKKLLEESGWTDTDGDGYADKDGKKLSITWLTYPTRLEQPKLAEYAQSTLKDIGIEVDVNNTADHATYAKNGEFDVYVSSLTTAPTGDPEYFFTSTVVSDAAKNYGKYSNSDLDDIVAKLHETFDTDERGKLAVEAQQTILDDDAYFFVSHLNMGLVSKSNVSGLTAHPCDYYEITADLEVK
- a CDS encoding ABC transporter ATP-binding protein, translated to MMTENKNILEVHHLKKSFTTGKKSFTAVEDVSFSLKTGEVLGIVGESGSGKSTVAKMITHLTEPTAGEIFLMERDITHAKGKNLREIYREMQMIFQTPAESFDPRCTLGDGIGESLRNMGISKKETRNRVEKLLLTCGLTPEYADRYPHQVSGGECQRAAIARALAVEPRVLICDEATSALDVTVQKQIMELLQKLKKENQLSFLFICHDLALVQLFCDRVIVMHDGHVEEEGTPEEIIEHPKTEYTEQLIRSVL
- a CDS encoding ABC transporter ATP-binding protein, with translation MESLLKLEHVTICYNGEPVVHDVDLKLNKGEILGVVGESGSGKSTIIKAIMGLLGNEGMVTEGDIWYKGKNIVDMPEKELRRLLGPEIAMVFQDSGAALCPIRTVGAQIYESMREHERISRKECAERTVRMMAKIGLKDGERVLQSYPFELSGGMNQRVGICISMLQNPSLLLADEPTSALDVTIQKQVVEEMLLMRKEYGTAMIVVTHNIGVVEKMADKVLVLKNGKVREYGKTAQVLTDPEDPYTKELMSSVPRLKRTGTGNGGR
- a CDS encoding GNAT family N-acetyltransferase, with the translated sequence MAENLQIRLADPGEADRLAEIEAICFPPAEAASHEEVVKRMGAFPENFVVAVKDEQIVGFINGGTTDKPVLPDEFYHDITLHRKDGEIQTVFGLNVIPEYRHQGIAGELVEYFKELAKERGKKALILTCKEHMIPFYESHGLKKLGVADSCHGGAIWYDMQIWF
- a CDS encoding MBL fold metallo-hydrolase codes for the protein MRIRMYNVGFGDCFCIRDRKSSLLVDFGAANSKIEGRPRREVFDVIISDLTTIRKKNLLLTHFHPDHVSGLLYMMRYRRDAYEFEKIYLPDVFSGPEMKYTLALLLLADVTKKASLPGRRVSLFALAEALCARRVKIDLLSRGSEFEGKYTALWPDLREVSRETEDVFNSLIENHENAMTELVNIAEEVRQLFLSMTEETPEAEPKSAPLSEASLVEEDTEESERSLTGQTEPGGENEGYTQEKLELIMEDTGAVAEDTAETPEEAEKERARRLKPEKLEKKFRELQATEEFQALLESAEKQGHFLRQFRHKISLAFQNTGDGELNLLFTGDVQPQYMRMIAENYDGRIPLHEHYWCIKVPHHGTESHFFDFSRFSPENMMIPNGAYYDNSKKKSKNQRTSMQYGGLFYINDAHMYCSNCDCCDSYENGCSCREYDVISPAYYKDI